One segment of Streptomyces roseifaciens DNA contains the following:
- a CDS encoding phosphatase — protein sequence MPIPTRSALIDHLVRTRIAGAVATPRENNLDHYRKLANGDRRYWFGLELGDRWTDEQDVLAVMAERCGVSDDLNHRAGQDHIDPELTADALDRMANVLRKAAESRQRVLFATGHPGALLETHRTTAAAMRAAGCEIVRIPGGLTADEGCVVQFADVAVYEGGATLWHTHSPHPMTAILDGLVRAGRPLPDLVVADHGWAGCAAQRGIDAVGYADSNDPALFLAEAEGTLQVAVPMDDHVVDPRFYEPMTAYLLAAAGLPLDGLPAEG from the coding sequence ATGCCGATACCGACCCGCAGCGCACTGATCGACCACCTCGTCCGCACGCGCATCGCCGGCGCGGTGGCGACGCCGCGCGAGAACAACCTCGACCACTACCGCAAGCTGGCGAACGGCGACCGCCGCTACTGGTTCGGCCTGGAGCTCGGCGACCGCTGGACGGACGAGCAGGACGTGCTGGCCGTGATGGCGGAGCGCTGCGGCGTCAGCGACGACCTGAACCACCGGGCCGGCCAGGACCACATCGACCCCGAGCTGACCGCCGACGCCCTGGACCGCATGGCGAACGTGCTGCGCAAGGCGGCGGAGAGCCGGCAGCGGGTGCTCTTCGCGACCGGCCACCCGGGCGCCCTGCTGGAGACGCACCGCACCACGGCCGCGGCCATGCGCGCGGCGGGCTGCGAGATCGTCCGGATCCCGGGCGGGCTGACCGCGGACGAGGGCTGCGTCGTGCAGTTCGCGGACGTCGCGGTGTACGAGGGCGGGGCGACGCTCTGGCACACCCACTCCCCCCACCCGATGACCGCGATCCTCGACGGCCTGGTGCGCGCGGGCCGCCCGCTGCCGGACCTGGTCGTCGCCGACCACGGCTGGGCTGGCTGCGCGGCGCAGCGCGGCATCGACGCCGTGGGCTACGCGGACTCCAACGACCCGGCGCTCTTCCTCGCGGAGGCGGAGGGCACGCTGCAGGTGGCCGTCCCGATGGACGACCACGTGGTGGACCCCCGCTTCTACGAGCCGATGACGGCGTACCTGCTGGCGGCGGCGGGGCTTCCCCTGGACGGGCTCCCGGCGGAGGGCTAG